The following nucleotide sequence is from Paenibacillus andongensis.
CCGTTCGTCAATACAAGAATGAGAATAAACGTCACAATGACGGATTTTGAAAATTGGTGAAGATACTTTTGAAAGGGGCCGCCATCCAGAAAAACGAAGACAGAGCCTTTACTTTTATCTGAAAATAAAAAATCCTGCTGCCTAGTTATCCACAGGGAACCTTGATTCCTCTGAAATTGACCGGATGATGTGCCAAATGAAGGCAGCTTGGAGGTATCCTCGGCCTCACCCTGCTTAATGTACGGTGAAACGTACGTAATCTCTTTATCCTTTCGGATGATGATGCCCATATTAATTTTATGGAATTTTGCCTCTAGATCCTTCACGAATGCTGGATCCAAGAAAGCATCCGGTTCTGTATCCGTCTTCGCTTTCATATAGGCGACATTTTCCAGCTCTTGGTCAACTACGCGTTTGATCGGATTGCCTTGGGAGAAATCGACTTGAAAGACAGACTTCAGATTCCCAAACGTTGCGACGCTGATTAAGATCACGGCTAGCACGGAGAGCACTAGTGGTACAAGCAGCATGGCTATATAAGAAAGTACCAGCCGTAAACGAATCGACATCCGGATCAAATCTCCTTTTTATCAAACAAATAATATCCTGCTGTAAAAAACAATATACTACACGCCATCAAAAACATAAAGATGCTGCTCATCTTGCCAATGGCCATCGAACTGCCAATCCAGAGCATATGCCAATCTGTGTAGGCTGTTGGTGAGTAAGTTGCAATTTGCGGTATGAAAAAAGCGGCTACTTTAAACGCCAAATAAAGAAGAATGCTCACGGTCAATGCGGAGCTGCTGCTTGAGAAAAACTGCGCAAGAAACACGGCTGCAATACTGAGCACAAGCAAAGGAACGAACGCCGAGCCATAGGCAAGGAACCACGTAATGACTGTGCGACCGCCTCCGAAATGTTGGAAAAATAAAGCAGACAAGATCGAAGCCAGCAAGGCTGCGATTAAATAAAGCGCAATGTACACGCCCAGTGCAATTTGCTTAGATGCGAAAACTTTAAACCGTGTGATGGGCCGAGTGAGTGTATTTTTCATCGTGCGTTCACCCATTTCACCAGCGAATACATCCGCGGCTCCCATGAACACGAACAAAGGCAGGAATATACTCGTAAACAATCCGAGCATGACGATAGGGAAATCACCCGATGCAATGGCTCCAATGCCGATGCCGTTTTGAAAGCGTGCAAGCAATAAGCCTGCAATAACCGGAAGTAACAGCGTAACAACTAGGAAGAATATGGTTTTTTTCTTCGATGCGAGTTTGATCGTTTCATTCCAAACGTTGGCGGTTAAGCTATGCATGGGCCGCGAGCCTCCTGACTTCCTTGATTTCGCGCAAGTACGCTTCTTCCAGCGTCGCGCTGCCTTTGGCTAATTCAGAGATGAGTCCCTCACGGACAAGCCGCCCTTGATGAATGATGCCCATGCGATTGCACATCAGCTCCATTTCATGAATGAGATGGCTGGAGATGAGGAAGGTAATTCGCTCTTCACGCGCTAAGTGCATGATGATTTCCCGAATATGAACCATCCCTTCAATATCGAGCCCGTTGGTCGGCTCATCGAGAATAAGCAATTCAGGCTTCGACAGCATCGCTGCCGCTAGTCCGAGCCGCTGCTTCATCCCCAGTGAGTAGCCAGCAACCTTTTCGTGCTGAAAAGGGGTGAGTCCGACAATCTCCAGTACTTCGTCCACTCGCTGCTTGTTGGTCTCAGGATAAAAGCGCGCCGCTAGCTCCAGATTCCGCTTGCCGCTCATATAGGTGTAAGCTTCCGCTGTTTCAATCAGCACGCCAACCTTCGCCATTGCCTGCTCATAAT
It contains:
- a CDS encoding ABC transporter permease subunit → MHSLTANVWNETIKLASKKKTIFFLVVTLLLPVIAGLLLARFQNGIGIGAIASGDFPIVMLGLFTSIFLPLFVFMGAADVFAGEMGERTMKNTLTRPITRFKVFASKQIALGVYIALYLIAALLASILSALFFQHFGGGRTVITWFLAYGSAFVPLLVLSIAAVFLAQFFSSSSSALTVSILLYLAFKVAAFFIPQIATYSPTAYTDWHMLWIGSSMAIGKMSSIFMFLMACSILFFTAGYYLFDKKEI
- a CDS encoding ABC transporter ATP-binding protein — protein: MKPVVEIKNLTKTYKNLRGIHQVNMTVQQGDIYGFFGPNGAGKTSVMKIMTGLTKAQEGEVKLFGHDVSTHYEQAMAKVGVLIETAEAYTYMSGKRNLELAARFYPETNKQRVDEVLEIVGLTPFQHEKVAGYSLGMKQRLGLAAAMLSKPELLILDEPTNGLDIEGMVHIREIIMHLAREERITFLISSHLIHEMELMCNRMGIIHQGRLVREGLISELAKGSATLEEAYLREIKEVRRLAAHA